A window of the Salvelinus fontinalis isolate EN_2023a chromosome 14, ASM2944872v1, whole genome shotgun sequence genome harbors these coding sequences:
- the swt1 gene encoding transcriptional protein SWT1 isoform X2, giving the protein MSKKSKKKKKQKKEKETYKLSFSSSESSQKERGTKKHSSAEGKHHGSCSAEEKRGREKRVSHSTPGNSAAGSSHKKDRDFKKALYRLEKTTWQGAAEGKNACPLATLPRDSSVRKSCPSQDGSATTGVKIADRVSSKPVSSLSANKTQSQHVEKIPTSQGCSSKPTDKSPSKTASSRLTTSPRSLMAQLKEQRKTLVKRRPRPEEKPGIGKDHTSHGRSYQDPQLSLSLAEEMREKRRKLVKRRCEEEKEDVLKAKRDKSGAKSYSLPSNNNNTTTKQSSTSTKNATFDKISTTARHRPTTQKQGNVSDLSKTSATSKSMCAEVQMPLPKPQLPLNFKIPKKSKLVPLPVNRAIWGAGQEDDNDNKPISARVKVVSSASRLSHQTGSASKLWTPRSVSKLWTPRSVSKSLNFKDGVSAAVNRNKQHKCETVPESSKVSKELRPSSPQERTSPPCNITTSPEDYIEDYDNDQEMQLVEELHLARSEKRLELNVVEIYGELTSMDIDPSEEGITFTLSKEEDLQQDLIVVLDTNILLSHLDFVKKMRSHGLGALGLPTVLIPWVVLQELDSLKNRKRLSSSVAHLATPAVHYIYTCLKSQEPRLWGQSMQQASQSSQGLNAENNDDRVLQCCLQYQSLYPEGALILCTNDKNLCSKALLSGVKAFGKADLVEVVDRLKTPGVHNLTPTQPHTQTPVSTQTQTLIRTPSQTPDHQKPSPFPGRQQNEQSRSDGRKEREMEEKRKKAAEEARELSSCVSVLEDCLKEALSQVLEIEMKAAYEELWTEIVYLKPPWTLEDLLQCFKKHWISVFGNIVPRNLQQSLENLHNFFFSGKSVEHSSTLLALYEARELLQAFGCRSDYDGRVRPALASLNTLLQRILPQPEKVSEETHTSDGDTLMAEEEEEEEEKQTTPARVSHQEVWVMFESIWNNVCGISSAVFAALRFDPGAIETNQPVEGPPLPQDALSCLHRLSTAVKQLLQAFTRVLSTDSCLEDAQALLSFIHSSEIAAMEPRFTAKDLLDCLSQHEYREKLCVGGTQLAELNVSLERCAEVTSRQATPSTWP; this is encoded by the exons ATGTCAAAGAagtccaagaagaagaagaagcagaagaaggagaaggagacatATAAGTTATCTTTTTCCTCCAGTGAG TCGTCACAGAAAGAAAGGGGCACCAAGAAACACAGTAGTGCAGAGGGGAAGCACCATGGCAGCTGTTCTGCAGAGGAGAAACGGGGGAGAGAAAAAAGAGTTAGCCACTCCACCCCAGGGAATAGTGCAGCAGGAAGCAGTCACAAGAAAGACAGGGATTTCAAAAAAGCTCTTTACAGACTGGAGAAAACAACCTGGCAGGGTGCAGCGGAGGGAAAAAACGCCTGTCCTCTTGCAACCCTTCCTCGAGACAGCTCTGTGAGGAAGAGTTGCCCCAGCCAGGATGGCTCGGCTACCACCGGGGTCAAGATCGCAGACAGGGTTTCTTCCAAACCAGTCAGCAGTCTGAGCGCGAATAAGACCCAGTCCCAACATGTGGAGAAGATCCCTACATCCCAGGGATGCTCCAGTAAGCCAACCGACAAGAGCCCCTCCAAAACAGCCTCGAGCAGACTGACGACCAGTCCCAGGTCCCTCATGGCCCAGCTGAAGGAGCAGAGGAAGACGCTGGTGAAAAGGAGGCCCAGACCTGAAGAGAAGCCTGGCATTGGGAAGGACCACACCTCCCATGGTAGGAGCTACCAGGACCCCCAACTGTCCCTGTCACTGGCTGAAGAgatgagggagaagaggaggaagctaGTGAAGAGGAGATGTGAAGAAGAAAAGGAGGATGTTTTAAAGGCTAAACGGGACAAGAGTGGAGCAAAATCCTATAGTCTTCCctctaacaacaacaacaccaccacaaaGCAGTCCTCCACCTCTACTAAAAACGCTACCTTTGATAAAATCTCAACCACAGCAAGACATAGACCTACCACCCAAAAGCAGGGGAATGTCTCTGATCTGTCCAAAACATCAGCGACATCTAAGTCCATGTGTGCCGAGGTACAGATGCCGCTACCCAAACCTCAGCTGCCTCTCAATTTTAAGATCCCAAAGAAGTCCAAACTTGTGCCACTGCCAGTTAATCGAGCCATCTGGGGGGCTGGCCAGGAGGATGATAACGACAATAAGCCCATCAGTGCTAGAGTGAAGGTGGTGTCTTCTGCTTCTAGGCTTTCTCACCAGACAGGAAGTGCGTCCAAACTTTGGACACCAaggagtgtgtccaaactttggacacCAAGGAGTGTGTCCAAATCTTTGAACTTCAAAGACGGTGTGTCTGCTGCTGTGAACAGAAACAAGCAGCACAAATGTGAAACGGTTCCAGAATCTTCCAAAGTTTCTAAAGAATTACGGCCCAGTTCACCTCAAGAGAGGACATCACCACCCTGTAACATAACAACTTCCCCTGAAGACTATATAGAAGACTATGATAATGACCAAGAG ATGCAGCTGGTGGAGGAGCTCCATCTGGCCCGCAGTGAGAAGAGGCTGGAGCTGAATGTGGTGGAGATCTATGGAGAACTCACCAGCATGGACATCGACCCATCAGAGGAGGGTATCACATTCACACTCA GTAAAGAGGAGGATCTTCAGCAGGATCTGATCGTTGTCCTGGACACCAACATCCTTCTCAGTCACCTAGACTTTGTCAAGAAGATGAGATCACATGGCCTTGGAG CTCTAGGTCTCCCCACAGTGCTCATACCCTGGGTGGTACTACAGGAGCTAGACTCTCTGAAGAACAGGAAGAGGCTGTCCAGCTCTGTAGCCCACCTGGCCACACCTGCCGTTCATTACATCTACACCTGCCTGAAGAGCCAGGAGCCTCGACTCTGGGGCCAGTCCATGCAGCAGGCCTCTCAGAGCAGCC agggACTCAATGCTGAGAATAATGATGACAGAGTGCTGCAGTGCTGCCTGCAATACCAGAGTCTTTACCCAGAGGGTGCTCTCATCCTTTGCAC taACGATAAGAACCTGTGTAGTAAGGCCTTGCTGAGTGGGGTGAAGGCCTTCGGTAAGGCTGACCTGGTGGAGGTGGTAGACAGGCTCAAAACGCCTGGTGTCCACAACCTGACCCCCACCCAaccccacacacagactcctgtcagcacacagacacaaaccCTCATCCGCACCCCGAGCCAGACCCCTGACCACCAGAAACCCAGCCCCTTCCCAGGCCGGCAGCAGAATGAACAGAGCAGGAGCgatggaaggaaagagagagaaatggaagagaagagaaagaaggCTGCAGAAGAGGCCCGGGAGCTGAGCAGCTGTGTGTCAGTACTGGAGGACTGTCTGAAAGAAGCGCTGTCTCAGGTGCTGGAGATTGAGATGAAGGCAGCCTATGAAGAACTGTGGACAGAG ATCGTATATCTGAAACCGCCCTGGACTCTTGAAGACCTTCTGCAGTGTTTCAAGAAACACTGGATCTCTGTCTTTGGCAACATCGTCCCTCGAAATCTGCAGCAATCCCTGGAAAACCTTCACAACTTCTTTTTCTCAG GTAAATCAGTAGAGCATAGCTCTACACTGCTGGCTCTGTATGAGGCTAGAGAGCTGCTGCAGGCCTTCGGCTGCAGGTCAGACTACGATGGGCGTGTCCGACCGGCCCTTGCCTCCCTGAACaccctgctgcagaggatactcCCTCAG CCAGAGAAAGTCTCAGAGGAGACCCACACCAGTGACGGTGACACCCTCATggcggaagaggaggaggaggaggaagagaaacagaCCACGCCTGCTCGGGTGTCACACCAGGAAGTGTGGGTGATGTTTGAGAGCATCTGGAACAATGTGTGTGGGATCAG CTCTGCTGTGTTCGCCGCTCTCCGCTTTGACCCGGGCGCCATAGAAACCAACCAGCCAGTAGAGGGTCCTCCCCTTCCCCAGGACGCCCTCTCCTGTCTGCACAGActgtctactgctgtcaaacAACTGCTACAGGCCTTTACCAG
- the swt1 gene encoding transcriptional protein SWT1 isoform X3: protein MSKKSKKKKKQKKEKETYKLSFSSSEQSSQKERGTKKHSSAEGKHHGSCSAEEKRGREKRVSHSTPGNSAAGSSHKKDRDFKKALYRLEKTTWQGAAEGKNACPLATLPRDSSVRKSCPSQDGSATTGVKIADRVSSKPVSSLSANKTQSQHVEKIPTSQGCSSKPTDKSPSKTASSRLTTSPRSLMAQLKEQRKTLVKRRPRPEEKPGIGKDHTSHGRSYQDPQLSLSLAEEMREKRRKLVKRRCEEEKEDVLKAKRDKSGAKSYSLPSNNNNTTTKQSSTSTKNATFDKISTTARHRPTTQKQGNVSDLSKTSATSKSMCAEVQMPLPKPQLPLNFKIPKKSKLVPLPVNRAIWGAGQEDDNDNKPISARVKVVSSASRLSHQTGSASKLWTPRSVSKLWTPRSVSKSLNFKDGVSAAVNRNKQHKCETVPESSKVSKELRPSSPQERTSPPCNITTSPEDYIEDYDNDQEMQLVEELHLARSEKRLELNVVEIYGELTSMDIDPSEEGITFTLSKEEDLQQDLIVVLDTNILLSHLDFVKKMRSHGLGALGLPTVLIPWVVLQELDSLKNRKRLSSSVAHLATPAVHYIYTCLKSQEPRLWGQSMQQASQSSQGLNAENNDDRVLQCCLQYQSLYPEGALILCTNDKNLCSKALLSGVKAFGKADLVEVVDRLKTPGVHNLTPTQPHTQTPVSTQTQTLIRTPSQTPDHQKPSPFPGRQQNEQSRSDGRKEREMEEKRKKAAEEARELSSCVSVLEDCLKEALSQVLEIEMKAAYEELWTEIVYLKPPWTLEDLLQCFKKHWISVFGNIVPRNLQQSLENLHNFFFSGKSVEHSSTLLALYEARELLQAFGCRSDYDGRVRPALASLNTLLQRILPQPEKVSEETHTSDGDTLMAEEEEEEEEKQTTPARVSHQEVWVMFESIWNNVCGISSAVFAALRFDPGAIETNQPVEGPPLPQDALSCLHRLSTAVKQLLQAFTRVLSTDSCLEDAQALLSFIHSSEIAAMEPRFTAKDLLDCLSQHEYSFLFPNNRST, encoded by the exons ATGTCAAAGAagtccaagaagaagaagaagcagaagaaggagaaggagacatATAAGTTATCTTTTTCCTCCAGTGAG CAGTCGTCACAGAAAGAAAGGGGCACCAAGAAACACAGTAGTGCAGAGGGGAAGCACCATGGCAGCTGTTCTGCAGAGGAGAAACGGGGGAGAGAAAAAAGAGTTAGCCACTCCACCCCAGGGAATAGTGCAGCAGGAAGCAGTCACAAGAAAGACAGGGATTTCAAAAAAGCTCTTTACAGACTGGAGAAAACAACCTGGCAGGGTGCAGCGGAGGGAAAAAACGCCTGTCCTCTTGCAACCCTTCCTCGAGACAGCTCTGTGAGGAAGAGTTGCCCCAGCCAGGATGGCTCGGCTACCACCGGGGTCAAGATCGCAGACAGGGTTTCTTCCAAACCAGTCAGCAGTCTGAGCGCGAATAAGACCCAGTCCCAACATGTGGAGAAGATCCCTACATCCCAGGGATGCTCCAGTAAGCCAACCGACAAGAGCCCCTCCAAAACAGCCTCGAGCAGACTGACGACCAGTCCCAGGTCCCTCATGGCCCAGCTGAAGGAGCAGAGGAAGACGCTGGTGAAAAGGAGGCCCAGACCTGAAGAGAAGCCTGGCATTGGGAAGGACCACACCTCCCATGGTAGGAGCTACCAGGACCCCCAACTGTCCCTGTCACTGGCTGAAGAgatgagggagaagaggaggaagctaGTGAAGAGGAGATGTGAAGAAGAAAAGGAGGATGTTTTAAAGGCTAAACGGGACAAGAGTGGAGCAAAATCCTATAGTCTTCCctctaacaacaacaacaccaccacaaaGCAGTCCTCCACCTCTACTAAAAACGCTACCTTTGATAAAATCTCAACCACAGCAAGACATAGACCTACCACCCAAAAGCAGGGGAATGTCTCTGATCTGTCCAAAACATCAGCGACATCTAAGTCCATGTGTGCCGAGGTACAGATGCCGCTACCCAAACCTCAGCTGCCTCTCAATTTTAAGATCCCAAAGAAGTCCAAACTTGTGCCACTGCCAGTTAATCGAGCCATCTGGGGGGCTGGCCAGGAGGATGATAACGACAATAAGCCCATCAGTGCTAGAGTGAAGGTGGTGTCTTCTGCTTCTAGGCTTTCTCACCAGACAGGAAGTGCGTCCAAACTTTGGACACCAaggagtgtgtccaaactttggacacCAAGGAGTGTGTCCAAATCTTTGAACTTCAAAGACGGTGTGTCTGCTGCTGTGAACAGAAACAAGCAGCACAAATGTGAAACGGTTCCAGAATCTTCCAAAGTTTCTAAAGAATTACGGCCCAGTTCACCTCAAGAGAGGACATCACCACCCTGTAACATAACAACTTCCCCTGAAGACTATATAGAAGACTATGATAATGACCAAGAG ATGCAGCTGGTGGAGGAGCTCCATCTGGCCCGCAGTGAGAAGAGGCTGGAGCTGAATGTGGTGGAGATCTATGGAGAACTCACCAGCATGGACATCGACCCATCAGAGGAGGGTATCACATTCACACTCA GTAAAGAGGAGGATCTTCAGCAGGATCTGATCGTTGTCCTGGACACCAACATCCTTCTCAGTCACCTAGACTTTGTCAAGAAGATGAGATCACATGGCCTTGGAG CTCTAGGTCTCCCCACAGTGCTCATACCCTGGGTGGTACTACAGGAGCTAGACTCTCTGAAGAACAGGAAGAGGCTGTCCAGCTCTGTAGCCCACCTGGCCACACCTGCCGTTCATTACATCTACACCTGCCTGAAGAGCCAGGAGCCTCGACTCTGGGGCCAGTCCATGCAGCAGGCCTCTCAGAGCAGCC agggACTCAATGCTGAGAATAATGATGACAGAGTGCTGCAGTGCTGCCTGCAATACCAGAGTCTTTACCCAGAGGGTGCTCTCATCCTTTGCAC taACGATAAGAACCTGTGTAGTAAGGCCTTGCTGAGTGGGGTGAAGGCCTTCGGTAAGGCTGACCTGGTGGAGGTGGTAGACAGGCTCAAAACGCCTGGTGTCCACAACCTGACCCCCACCCAaccccacacacagactcctgtcagcacacagacacaaaccCTCATCCGCACCCCGAGCCAGACCCCTGACCACCAGAAACCCAGCCCCTTCCCAGGCCGGCAGCAGAATGAACAGAGCAGGAGCgatggaaggaaagagagagaaatggaagagaagagaaagaaggCTGCAGAAGAGGCCCGGGAGCTGAGCAGCTGTGTGTCAGTACTGGAGGACTGTCTGAAAGAAGCGCTGTCTCAGGTGCTGGAGATTGAGATGAAGGCAGCCTATGAAGAACTGTGGACAGAG ATCGTATATCTGAAACCGCCCTGGACTCTTGAAGACCTTCTGCAGTGTTTCAAGAAACACTGGATCTCTGTCTTTGGCAACATCGTCCCTCGAAATCTGCAGCAATCCCTGGAAAACCTTCACAACTTCTTTTTCTCAG GTAAATCAGTAGAGCATAGCTCTACACTGCTGGCTCTGTATGAGGCTAGAGAGCTGCTGCAGGCCTTCGGCTGCAGGTCAGACTACGATGGGCGTGTCCGACCGGCCCTTGCCTCCCTGAACaccctgctgcagaggatactcCCTCAG CCAGAGAAAGTCTCAGAGGAGACCCACACCAGTGACGGTGACACCCTCATggcggaagaggaggaggaggaggaagagaaacagaCCACGCCTGCTCGGGTGTCACACCAGGAAGTGTGGGTGATGTTTGAGAGCATCTGGAACAATGTGTGTGGGATCAG CTCTGCTGTGTTCGCCGCTCTCCGCTTTGACCCGGGCGCCATAGAAACCAACCAGCCAGTAGAGGGTCCTCCCCTTCCCCAGGACGCCCTCTCCTGTCTGCACAGActgtctactgctgtcaaacAACTGCTACAGGCCTTTACCAG
- the swt1 gene encoding transcriptional protein SWT1 isoform X1 — translation MSKKSKKKKKQKKEKETYKLSFSSSEQSSQKERGTKKHSSAEGKHHGSCSAEEKRGREKRVSHSTPGNSAAGSSHKKDRDFKKALYRLEKTTWQGAAEGKNACPLATLPRDSSVRKSCPSQDGSATTGVKIADRVSSKPVSSLSANKTQSQHVEKIPTSQGCSSKPTDKSPSKTASSRLTTSPRSLMAQLKEQRKTLVKRRPRPEEKPGIGKDHTSHGRSYQDPQLSLSLAEEMREKRRKLVKRRCEEEKEDVLKAKRDKSGAKSYSLPSNNNNTTTKQSSTSTKNATFDKISTTARHRPTTQKQGNVSDLSKTSATSKSMCAEVQMPLPKPQLPLNFKIPKKSKLVPLPVNRAIWGAGQEDDNDNKPISARVKVVSSASRLSHQTGSASKLWTPRSVSKLWTPRSVSKSLNFKDGVSAAVNRNKQHKCETVPESSKVSKELRPSSPQERTSPPCNITTSPEDYIEDYDNDQEMQLVEELHLARSEKRLELNVVEIYGELTSMDIDPSEEGITFTLSKEEDLQQDLIVVLDTNILLSHLDFVKKMRSHGLGALGLPTVLIPWVVLQELDSLKNRKRLSSSVAHLATPAVHYIYTCLKSQEPRLWGQSMQQASQSSQGLNAENNDDRVLQCCLQYQSLYPEGALILCTNDKNLCSKALLSGVKAFGKADLVEVVDRLKTPGVHNLTPTQPHTQTPVSTQTQTLIRTPSQTPDHQKPSPFPGRQQNEQSRSDGRKEREMEEKRKKAAEEARELSSCVSVLEDCLKEALSQVLEIEMKAAYEELWTEIVYLKPPWTLEDLLQCFKKHWISVFGNIVPRNLQQSLENLHNFFFSGKSVEHSSTLLALYEARELLQAFGCRSDYDGRVRPALASLNTLLQRILPQPEKVSEETHTSDGDTLMAEEEEEEEEKQTTPARVSHQEVWVMFESIWNNVCGISSAVFAALRFDPGAIETNQPVEGPPLPQDALSCLHRLSTAVKQLLQAFTRVLSTDSCLEDAQALLSFIHSSEIAAMEPRFTAKDLLDCLSQHEYREKLCVGGTQLAELNVSLERCAEVTSRQATPSTWP, via the exons ATGTCAAAGAagtccaagaagaagaagaagcagaagaaggagaaggagacatATAAGTTATCTTTTTCCTCCAGTGAG CAGTCGTCACAGAAAGAAAGGGGCACCAAGAAACACAGTAGTGCAGAGGGGAAGCACCATGGCAGCTGTTCTGCAGAGGAGAAACGGGGGAGAGAAAAAAGAGTTAGCCACTCCACCCCAGGGAATAGTGCAGCAGGAAGCAGTCACAAGAAAGACAGGGATTTCAAAAAAGCTCTTTACAGACTGGAGAAAACAACCTGGCAGGGTGCAGCGGAGGGAAAAAACGCCTGTCCTCTTGCAACCCTTCCTCGAGACAGCTCTGTGAGGAAGAGTTGCCCCAGCCAGGATGGCTCGGCTACCACCGGGGTCAAGATCGCAGACAGGGTTTCTTCCAAACCAGTCAGCAGTCTGAGCGCGAATAAGACCCAGTCCCAACATGTGGAGAAGATCCCTACATCCCAGGGATGCTCCAGTAAGCCAACCGACAAGAGCCCCTCCAAAACAGCCTCGAGCAGACTGACGACCAGTCCCAGGTCCCTCATGGCCCAGCTGAAGGAGCAGAGGAAGACGCTGGTGAAAAGGAGGCCCAGACCTGAAGAGAAGCCTGGCATTGGGAAGGACCACACCTCCCATGGTAGGAGCTACCAGGACCCCCAACTGTCCCTGTCACTGGCTGAAGAgatgagggagaagaggaggaagctaGTGAAGAGGAGATGTGAAGAAGAAAAGGAGGATGTTTTAAAGGCTAAACGGGACAAGAGTGGAGCAAAATCCTATAGTCTTCCctctaacaacaacaacaccaccacaaaGCAGTCCTCCACCTCTACTAAAAACGCTACCTTTGATAAAATCTCAACCACAGCAAGACATAGACCTACCACCCAAAAGCAGGGGAATGTCTCTGATCTGTCCAAAACATCAGCGACATCTAAGTCCATGTGTGCCGAGGTACAGATGCCGCTACCCAAACCTCAGCTGCCTCTCAATTTTAAGATCCCAAAGAAGTCCAAACTTGTGCCACTGCCAGTTAATCGAGCCATCTGGGGGGCTGGCCAGGAGGATGATAACGACAATAAGCCCATCAGTGCTAGAGTGAAGGTGGTGTCTTCTGCTTCTAGGCTTTCTCACCAGACAGGAAGTGCGTCCAAACTTTGGACACCAaggagtgtgtccaaactttggacacCAAGGAGTGTGTCCAAATCTTTGAACTTCAAAGACGGTGTGTCTGCTGCTGTGAACAGAAACAAGCAGCACAAATGTGAAACGGTTCCAGAATCTTCCAAAGTTTCTAAAGAATTACGGCCCAGTTCACCTCAAGAGAGGACATCACCACCCTGTAACATAACAACTTCCCCTGAAGACTATATAGAAGACTATGATAATGACCAAGAG ATGCAGCTGGTGGAGGAGCTCCATCTGGCCCGCAGTGAGAAGAGGCTGGAGCTGAATGTGGTGGAGATCTATGGAGAACTCACCAGCATGGACATCGACCCATCAGAGGAGGGTATCACATTCACACTCA GTAAAGAGGAGGATCTTCAGCAGGATCTGATCGTTGTCCTGGACACCAACATCCTTCTCAGTCACCTAGACTTTGTCAAGAAGATGAGATCACATGGCCTTGGAG CTCTAGGTCTCCCCACAGTGCTCATACCCTGGGTGGTACTACAGGAGCTAGACTCTCTGAAGAACAGGAAGAGGCTGTCCAGCTCTGTAGCCCACCTGGCCACACCTGCCGTTCATTACATCTACACCTGCCTGAAGAGCCAGGAGCCTCGACTCTGGGGCCAGTCCATGCAGCAGGCCTCTCAGAGCAGCC agggACTCAATGCTGAGAATAATGATGACAGAGTGCTGCAGTGCTGCCTGCAATACCAGAGTCTTTACCCAGAGGGTGCTCTCATCCTTTGCAC taACGATAAGAACCTGTGTAGTAAGGCCTTGCTGAGTGGGGTGAAGGCCTTCGGTAAGGCTGACCTGGTGGAGGTGGTAGACAGGCTCAAAACGCCTGGTGTCCACAACCTGACCCCCACCCAaccccacacacagactcctgtcagcacacagacacaaaccCTCATCCGCACCCCGAGCCAGACCCCTGACCACCAGAAACCCAGCCCCTTCCCAGGCCGGCAGCAGAATGAACAGAGCAGGAGCgatggaaggaaagagagagaaatggaagagaagagaaagaaggCTGCAGAAGAGGCCCGGGAGCTGAGCAGCTGTGTGTCAGTACTGGAGGACTGTCTGAAAGAAGCGCTGTCTCAGGTGCTGGAGATTGAGATGAAGGCAGCCTATGAAGAACTGTGGACAGAG ATCGTATATCTGAAACCGCCCTGGACTCTTGAAGACCTTCTGCAGTGTTTCAAGAAACACTGGATCTCTGTCTTTGGCAACATCGTCCCTCGAAATCTGCAGCAATCCCTGGAAAACCTTCACAACTTCTTTTTCTCAG GTAAATCAGTAGAGCATAGCTCTACACTGCTGGCTCTGTATGAGGCTAGAGAGCTGCTGCAGGCCTTCGGCTGCAGGTCAGACTACGATGGGCGTGTCCGACCGGCCCTTGCCTCCCTGAACaccctgctgcagaggatactcCCTCAG CCAGAGAAAGTCTCAGAGGAGACCCACACCAGTGACGGTGACACCCTCATggcggaagaggaggaggaggaggaagagaaacagaCCACGCCTGCTCGGGTGTCACACCAGGAAGTGTGGGTGATGTTTGAGAGCATCTGGAACAATGTGTGTGGGATCAG CTCTGCTGTGTTCGCCGCTCTCCGCTTTGACCCGGGCGCCATAGAAACCAACCAGCCAGTAGAGGGTCCTCCCCTTCCCCAGGACGCCCTCTCCTGTCTGCACAGActgtctactgctgtcaaacAACTGCTACAGGCCTTTACCAG